The following is a genomic window from Lysinibacillus sp. G4S2.
GGTGCACTGACAGATAAATTCGGCTCTAAAAAAATGATTACCATTATGCTATTAGTATGGTCTGTGCTTCAATTTGGAGGCTATGTGATTGTTGGATTTTCTACACTTCTGTTGTATCGCATTTTACTTGGTATGGCTGAAGGCGGCTATGCACCAGCCTCTTTACGTCTACTATTCTCTTATTTTCCAACTGAAATGCGAGCGAGGGTTACGACTATTTTTACATCAGGTGCAACAATTGGAGCTTATGCTGTTGCACCGATAGTTGTGTTTTTAATTCAAGCATTTGGTTGGAGACATACATTTGCCATGATGGGGGTAGCTAGTCTCGTATTACTTATTTTATGGGTGTTTGTTGTGCCTAAAAAGAGTCCAACACTTTATGAAGAAGTAGAAGTAGTAGAAACACCAAAAAACAAAGTGACGTGGGCAGAATTATACCCAGTATTATTGTCTAGAACATGCTTATTTACACTCTTTGCAACGTTTGGTTATTTCTGTTTATCTAGTTGGATGCAAATTTGGATGCCTTTATACTTTACACAAGTTGTTAAATTGTCTGAAATGAATATGGCATACTCTACGTTGATGATTGGTGGATCATCTGTATTTATCGCCTTCTTAATGGCATGGATTTCTGACAAAGTGTTTAAGAAAACTAAGAGTATTCGTAGAGCACGTGTTGGTGTAACAGGGGCTGGAATGTTAGTAGGTTCTGTATTCTTCGCTTCACTTTATTTTATTCATTCACCAATATGGTCGGTTATTGCAATTAGTTTAGCGTATGGCTTAGGATACCTTATACTTTCAACATCACATATTATTATGAGTCATCAACTGCCAGAACGTACTTCAACTTTATCAGGTATTATCGTGGCATTCCAAAATGTAGCTGCGGCAATAAGCCCAATTTTAACAGGCTTTATTATTGAAATGGTTGGGAAAGACCATTTAGCACAAGGATTTAACTATTCATTTTTAATGGTTGCAGGAATTATTTTTATTGTAGCTATCTTGTTTATTGCTTTAGTTCATCCGGATCGAAAAAAAGCAGACGTGCAAGAAGCTGTAAATTAAAAATTTGCAAGATACGAGGAGTGGGGATATGGAATTTACAGAAAAAGTTGTGTTGATTACAGGTGCAGCTGGAGGTATTGGTAAAGAAACTGCTAAACTATTCGCTTCTCACGGAGCAAAGCTAGTATTGGTTGATTTGGATAAGAAAGCGGTAGGTGCACTTGTCGATGAATTGCAGCTAGAAGATTATTTAATCCAAGAAGCAGATGTTACAAACGAACAGCAAGTAGCAAATTTTGTGCAAAATACAAAAGCTAAATTTGGAAAAATAGATGTATTTTTTAATAATGCAGGCATAGAAGGAAAAGACGCTTCTATTATCGAAACAACTGCTGAAGATTTAGATAAAGTTCTAAATGTAAATATTAAAGGTGTTTTCTTTGGCTTAAAACATGTGTTGGCGCTGATGGTGGAACAGGGATATGGCAGTGTGATCAATTCAGCGTCTATTACAGGGCTTCGAGGTGCTAGAGGACTTGCACCATATTCAGCATCCAAACATGCAGTTATCAGCTTATCAAAATCAGCAGCATTAGAAGTTGTAGATGCTGGAGTTCGTGTAAACGCTATTTGTCCTGGCTATGTAGATACACGTATGATGCTTGCCATTGAAGAAGGTAAAGCGTCTGGACAAGCACAGCAATTAAGAGCAAAGACAATGGAGAATGTCCCAATGAAACGTTATGCGAAGCCAGAAGAAATAGCTAATCTCGTGTTATTTTTAGCCTCAAATGCGTCCTCCTATATTACGGGAAGTCATTACGTGATTGATGGCGGTCTTCTAGCATAATAATGGCTCATCACCAACTTTTGGTGATGAGCCATTATTAAACTCTGAGAAATATTTTTTCTTAACAGTCAACTGTGTCATTATTTTCTATACATATTTGAATTTGACAACTATAAGATTCTGTATTAAAGAAATCGTTATATAACTCCACTTCCATGAAGCTTTTTACCTTTAAATTATGCTCTTTTACATATTTAATTATTTTATTTCGACGCTCCTCTTCATTTTCTTTCCTATAAGCTATCGTTAAATACTTTCCTTTTGGTAATATTTTTATATTTTGTTCAGCTTCTAAAGTGGCATTTCCTTGAAGTCTACTAAAAACATACATTGGTACTACATTCGACTCTGCCTTAACGTTGTAGAGGATTCCTCTTTCAAGTGACATTTTTCCGCCTTTATCTTGAATGATTTTTTCTAAGTCTGAATAGTATAGTAATTCCTGCAAACTTCCTACTTCATCACAAGGGGCTACAACTACAGCACGCTGTTCAAGGAACTGAATAGAAATCTCATCATTCATTAATAGTTCCTTAGAAGTCTCTACCTTCGTATTTAAGTTATCAATGGTTTGGATGACTTCCTGCATTTTCTTTATTTTTTCTGCGGCTTCACATTTTTTTAATTGTAAAAATGCTAGTAATTCATTCGTATCACAATTCTTAAAAATATCTTGAAGTTCGACGATACTTGTGTTTAACTCTCTACAGCTTTTAATAATATCTATATGAATAAATTGATCTATAGAATAGTATCTATAACCTGTTGCTTCATCAATATTTTTTGGAATAAGAATCCCCACTTTGTGATAATATCTTAACGCTTTTATTGTAATGTCTTTCATTTTCGAAACTTCGCCAATAGAAAATAAATGTTGCATCTTAATCACTTCCTTTATATTTTTCCAGTTTTTTATCCAATGTAATTAAATTAGAAGGCTCTGATTCGCTGTGAGCGAGCGTCGGGCCGCTTCCTTCACTAGGCACGTGCAGGGTCTCGTCTGTCTCGCTTTCCAGCGGGAGTTAAGTAGCCCTACGCTAGAATCAGTTAAAATAGGAATATATTAGCTCTTCACCATAATGTGTGGTTGATTTCTTTGATAGAAAGAGCTTGTTTTTCGATAAAAGCCCAAAAAGTTTCGATAAAGAGCGATTTTGTTTCGATAAATCTTCAAAGTATTCCTTGCGCTGAGACAACTTTTTTTGGCTCTTCGGCAAAAAAACGAGTGGGTGATTTCCGTTCCGACTGGGCGCGTCCGATGAGCCGCTTCACTCGCGTTGCTCGCTTAGGGTCTCATCTATGACGCTAATCCCCAAGGAGTCGCCCAGCCAGAACGAAGATCAACTAATACATGACATATGTTTTAACAAATGTCATCCACAACTTTTGGTGATGAGCCAATATATTAGCAAAACAAGAAAAACCCTTTCATCGCTCAATTATAAATCTATTTTTTTCCTAATCAACACGCCTGATATTTTTCCGTACAGAATCGTTGACTCTCCTCTTAGGGGAGACGTTAATATCATAATATAAGGTATTCGCAAGAAATACTAAATAAATTTACTTATATAACAGGGAGTTTTTAAACATGGAAAAAGTAATATACA
Proteins encoded in this region:
- a CDS encoding MFS transporter: MRWIVLGILFLGFLINFADKSVVGLASVPIMDELGLSYAQWGIIGSSFFWIFPIAAIVIGALTDKFGSKKMITIMLLVWSVLQFGGYVIVGFSTLLLYRILLGMAEGGYAPASLRLLFSYFPTEMRARVTTIFTSGATIGAYAVAPIVVFLIQAFGWRHTFAMMGVASLVLLILWVFVVPKKSPTLYEEVEVVETPKNKVTWAELYPVLLSRTCLFTLFATFGYFCLSSWMQIWMPLYFTQVVKLSEMNMAYSTLMIGGSSVFIAFLMAWISDKVFKKTKSIRRARVGVTGAGMLVGSVFFASLYFIHSPIWSVIAISLAYGLGYLILSTSHIIMSHQLPERTSTLSGIIVAFQNVAAAISPILTGFIIEMVGKDHLAQGFNYSFLMVAGIIFIVAILFIALVHPDRKKADVQEAVN
- a CDS encoding SDR family NAD(P)-dependent oxidoreductase; its protein translation is MEFTEKVVLITGAAGGIGKETAKLFASHGAKLVLVDLDKKAVGALVDELQLEDYLIQEADVTNEQQVANFVQNTKAKFGKIDVFFNNAGIEGKDASIIETTAEDLDKVLNVNIKGVFFGLKHVLALMVEQGYGSVINSASITGLRGARGLAPYSASKHAVISLSKSAALEVVDAGVRVNAICPGYVDTRMMLAIEEGKASGQAQQLRAKTMENVPMKRYAKPEEIANLVLFLASNASSYITGSHYVIDGGLLA
- a CDS encoding helix-turn-helix domain-containing protein, which encodes MQHLFSIGEVSKMKDITIKALRYYHKVGILIPKNIDEATGYRYYSIDQFIHIDIIKSCRELNTSIVELQDIFKNCDTNELLAFLQLKKCEAAEKIKKMQEVIQTIDNLNTKVETSKELLMNDEISIQFLEQRAVVVAPCDEVGSLQELLYYSDLEKIIQDKGGKMSLERGILYNVKAESNVVPMYVFSRLQGNATLEAEQNIKILPKGKYLTIAYRKENEEERRNKIIKYVKEHNLKVKSFMEVELYNDFFNTESYSCQIQICIENNDTVDC